GAGGAGAGACCGAATGTATCAGCGTCCGGGTCTGATCCCGGTATGAGGTGCGGCGACACCAGGGAGGAGGAGAGGTGCCGCCGCTCTGAACAACATCTGGCCAAATGGGAGGAGGGCCGGATGCATCAGGTCCCGGGTTTGATCCCGGTATGAGGTGCGGCAGCACCAGGGAGGAGGAGAGGCGCCGCCGCTCTGAACAACATCCGGTCAAATGGGAGGAGAGACCGAATGTATCAGCGTCCGGGTTTGAACCCGGTATGAGGTGCGGCGACACCAGGGAGGAGGAGAGGTGTCGCCGCTCTGAACAACATCTGGTCAGAAGGGAGGAGAAGACCGGATGTATCAGATCCCGGGTTTGATCCCGGTATGGGGTGCGGTGACATCAGGGAGGAGGAAGATGTCACCGCGGAACACAGGCCCTTTAGGGAGGAGGAGAAAAGAGCCTGATCTCGGTTATGCGTTTTCGTATGCGGCCTGGTAGGCCAGACGTTTGATCATCGAGCGGTTCAGCCCCAGATCCGCCAGTTCGCGGTTCGACAGGGCGGAGAGCTCATTCAGGGTTTCGCGATACAGACGGTAACGCGCGATTTTCAGTTTCATCTCGTCGATCAGGCCCAGGCCGTTTGCGGCCAGCGAGCCCTTGTGGGCGGTGATGTGATTTACTGCAGCCATTGGGCAGATCCTCAGTTCCGTAAATTTCCGTGTGCCGTTAAAGGCGTTTCTTGAACACCAATTTAGGGAAATGCTGCAACTGCACAATCCCAAGAGTCAGCATTTCTGCCATGCAGCATTTGCATGGGTCATCTGGGGGAAGTGCGGAAAATTGGTGTGGTTTTGTGCGGGGTTGGAAAAATTGCCTATTCTTGCGGCGGTTTATGTCTGGGATGCGTAAAGCTGCCGTTACGGCAATCGCGCTTGGGCTGGCGCGGACGCTCCTATATAGGGTGGGCGCCCAAAGAGGGGCGGGAAAGACAGGAGAGCGCCATGCCGGTGACCCACGATCAGATTCGCGCCGCGCTGGAGCGGCTGGCCTTGCCGGATGGGGGCACCCTGGTGTCCCGGGATATGTTGCGGGCGCTCAGTGTCGACGGTGACACCGTCCGCTTCGTGATCGAAGCGCCCAGCCCGGCGATTGCCCAGCAGATGGAACCCCTGCGCCGCGCCGCCGAAGCGGCGGTCCTCGCTCTTGATGGCGTGTCCAGCGTGACGGCGGCGCTGACCGCGCATACTCCGGTGGCATCCGCACCCGGTGGCGGGCAGGGGGCGCCCTCGCTCAAGGTCGGCGGCCACCCGAAACCGCAACAAGGGCCCATAAAGCCCGCTGGGGTGGCGCGCATTCTTGCCATCGCTTCGGGCAAGGGAGGCGTCGGTAAATCTACAGTCAGTGCCAATCTCGCGGTGGCCCTTGCGCGGCAGGGGCGGCGGGTTGGTCTGCTGGATGCAGATATATATGGTCCCAGCCAGCCGCGCATGATGGGGGTAACGGGCAGGCCTGCCAGCCCGGACGGCAAGACCATCGAGCCGCTGCACGCCCATGGCGTCACGGTGATGTCGATTGGCTTCATGGTGGATGAGGCAAAAGCCGTGGTCTGGCGCGGTCCGATGCTGATGGGCGCGTTGCAGCAGATGCTGGGGCAGGTCAATTGGGGAGAGCTGGACGTGCTGATCGTAGATCTGCCGCCCGGCACCGGTGATGTGCAACTGACGCTGTGCACCAAGGCAGAGCTGACCGGCGCCATCGTTGTCAGCACCCCGCAGGACGTGGCGCTGATCGACGCACGCAAGGCGCTGGACATGTTCAGCCAGCTGAAAACACCGGTTCTGGGACTGATCGAGAATATGTCCTTCTTCACCTGTCCCGACTGCGGCGGCGATCATCACATCTTTGGTCATGGCGGGGTGGCGGCCGAGGCTGAAAAGCTGGGCTTGCCGCTTCTGGGGGCGCTGCCCATCGATCTTGAGACCCGCCTGGCGGGGGATGGTGGCACGCCTGTTGCCGCGGGCGAGGGGGCCATGGCCGAGGCCTATGGCCGGATTGCCTCTGGTCTGGTGCAGGGCGGTATGGCCTGACCCAGTTTTCCGGTCAGTCTACATCTATCTGAATGCATAATAGGTGCCGGGCTGCGCAGGCGGTCCGGTGTCTTCATTTTGTCGTGCAGGCCTGCCTCTGCCGTGATGTCCCGCCCCGGATGGGTCGCTGTTGCGGTCCCTGTTGCCTCTGCGAGGCGTCACCGCTCTGTGCTGGTGGGATGCGATCCCTTTGTCTGGGCGCGGGGCGGGCGGGGCCTGCCGGGGTGCGGCTTGATCTGGTGCGATCAGGCTGCGGTTTTGTGCCTCTGTCCCATGTCATCCCATTAGGACATCCCAATTTTTCGCCCCGACCCTCGTGTAGTCGCGGTCGATGGGAAACCATGGGCTGCACTGCAGAGGTCGGGTCGTGGGAAATCATGGGCTCGCTGCGGTGGTTGCGGGTCCCGCCGCGAATCACATTTGCCCAATTCCATGGGGCCAAGGGGTGTTTTGCCTCTCCCTGCCCGGGTTGTTGCAGAAAAGGGTGGGGGTGTACCGTGAACATAGGTGTGCCCCGCGAGGCTCTTGAAACTTTTTCTGGGAAACTATGGGTCATTTTGGGGCGTTGTTGTGGCCACTATATGTAGTTACTTATCATTAACCTTGCCCAAATTAGGCGGAATTTGGCCGAATTGTTAATCAAGGGTTAACGGAAATTGAGGCATCTGGCCCATGCTTGCCCACGTTGCCGTGAAGAAATTAGTTGCCGTACCCTGAATTCCCATAGTATCCCTTTCTACATCGACGGAGAGCAAGGATGGGGCGCCAAACGACCCCGTAAAAATCAAAAAAAGCAGGTTTCATACAGGCCTTCGCTTTCATCGAACAAAGAGATCCGGCGCGCGGGCGAGCAGACATCCCCCCAGATGGCGTGCGCAGTCGGACACCCCCGCACAGCGGGACAGGCGGCGGGTTGATCAGTGGCAGCAGATCAGCCCGCCCCTTTTACTTTCGGGGGGCAGATATCTCGCGAGGGACGCGAAAAAGGGACGGTAAATTGGGCCGCAGGTTCAGAGGCGAAAGCCACCATAAGGTGGACAGCAAGGGGCGGGTGTCGATACCCGCCACCTTTCGCCGTGTTCTTGAGGCCAGTGATCCCAACTGGCAGCCCGGGGACAGCCCCGAACTGGTAATCGTCTACGGCGATGAACGCCGCAAATTCCTGGAATGCTACACCATCGAGGCGATCGACGAGGTCGATGCCAAGATCGCAGCCCTGCCGCGCGGCTCGCGCGAGCGCAAGATCCTGGAACGCATGTTCAACGGCCAGTCCCTGCCGACAACGGTGGACGAGACCGGGCGTCTGGTGCTTCCGGCCAAGCTGCGCAACAAGATCGGGCTGGAGGGTGAGGCCTTCTTTATCGCGGCGGGCGATACCTTCCAGATCTGGAAGCCGCAGACCTATGAAGAGGTCGAAATGGCCGAAGCTGAAAAGCTGATGGAAGATCTGCCCGAAGATTTCGACCCACTGGAATTCCTTGATGGCGCCGGAGGGGTCTGAGGCATGACGACCGAGCACACATCCGCATCTGGTCCTCATATCCCCGTCTTGCTGCGCCCGCTGTTAAAGGCAGTGGCGCCGGTGACCGGGCGTTGGCTTGATGGCACATTTGGGGCCGGGGGCTATACCCGCGCTTTGCTGGAGGCGGGCGCCGATCAGGTGATCGCGGTGGATCGCGACCCGCTGGCCTTTGAAATGGCCAAGTCTTGGGCGGGGGGGTATGGCGACCGGCTGGTGCAGCAGCAGGGCGTGTTTTCCCGTATGGATGAATACGCGCAGGATCTGGATGGCGTGGTGCTGGACCTTGGTGTTTCTTCGATGCAGCTCGATCTCGCCGAACGCGGCTTTTCCTTCATGAAGGACGGCCCACTGGATATGCGCATGTCGCAGGAAGGCCCCTCGGCCGCCGATCTGGTTGCCGAGCTGAGCGAAGCCGAGTTGGCCGACATCCTGTTCTACTATGGCGAAGAACGCGCCAGTCGCCGGATCGCCCGCGCCATCGTCAAGGCGCGCGAAGTTGAGCCGATCACCACAACGTTGCAACTGGCGAGCTTGGTGGAATCCTGCCTGCCGCGCGCCAAACCCGGACAATCCCACCCGGCGACGCGCAGCTTTCAGGCGCTGCGCATTGCGGTGAACGCTGAATATGACGAGCTGTTCGAAGGTCTTCTGGCCGCCGAACGGGCGCTGAAACCCGGAGGCCTTCTGGCAGTGGTCACCTTCCATTCGGTCGAGGACCGCATGGTCAAAAGGTTTTTCCAGCACCGTGCTGGCAAGACAGGGCGTGCGAACCGTTATGCCCCCGAAATCGAAGAGCTGCCCGCGCAGTTCGAAATTGTCACCCGCAAGGCGGTCGGCCCGGATGATCAGGAATTGGCGGAAAACCCGCGCTCTCGCTCGGCCCGCCTGCGTGTGGGGCGGCGAACCGATGCGGCACCTGCACCGATCTCGGCCCGCGATCTGGGCATGCCACAGCTAAAGGAGGCGCGGAAATGAAGACGCTTTTATACGCTGTCACCGCTCTGGCGGTCTTTGGTCTGGCCTTCTGGGCCTATCGCGAAAACTACGCCACGCAGCAGGTCCTGAAGGAAACCCGCAATCTGCAACGCGAGATCGGCGCCGCACAGGTGCGGCTGGGCGTTCTGCGCGCGGAATGGGCCTATCTCAACCGCCCCGACCGTCTGATCGGTCTTGCTGAGCTGAACTTTGACCGGCTGGGCCTTCTGCCGCTGCGCCCCGATCAGTTCGGTCGCGTGGACGAGGTGTCGTACCCGCTTGAGCAGGACTTTAGCATTGCAAACGGTGTCGATGTTTCCGGGTTGAACCGGGATCGCGGTACAGGAGAGCAGCCATGATCCGCACGCCGCTGCGCCCTCTGGCCCGTATTCTGAACGCCCGCGCTACCGGGCAGAACCCGGATGTGATCGAAGAAGAAAACATCCGCCTGCGGCATGAAGAAATGCAGGCGAAATCGCGCCAGCGTGCCGAGGGGCGGCTTCTGGTGCTTGGGGTGTTTTTCCTATGTGCCTATACTGCAGTGATCGGCCGGATGGGGGTCCTGGCCACCTCTGAGCCGAGCGAGCCGGTAGCCAGCGCCGCAGGCAGCGCCATCGCTGCGCAGCGCGCCGATATCGTCGACCGGCAGGGCCGTATTCTGGCGACCAATTTCGAGACGCACTCTCTTTACGCGCAGCCGCCGCAGATGATCGACCCTGAGGGCGCCGCTACGCGCCTGGCCGAAATTTTCCCGGATCTGGACCGCGAAGATCTAGTTGAAGATTTCACTGGCAAACGCAAGTTCCTGTGGATCAAGAAGAAAATCAGTCCCGAACAGAAGCAGGCGGTGCATG
This genomic stretch from Phaeobacter gallaeciensis harbors:
- a CDS encoding DUF1127 domain-containing protein encodes the protein MAAVNHITAHKGSLAANGLGLIDEMKLKIARYRLYRETLNELSALSNRELADLGLNRSMIKRLAYQAAYENA
- a CDS encoding Mrp/NBP35 family ATP-binding protein, with the protein product MPVTHDQIRAALERLALPDGGTLVSRDMLRALSVDGDTVRFVIEAPSPAIAQQMEPLRRAAEAAVLALDGVSSVTAALTAHTPVASAPGGGQGAPSLKVGGHPKPQQGPIKPAGVARILAIASGKGGVGKSTVSANLAVALARQGRRVGLLDADIYGPSQPRMMGVTGRPASPDGKTIEPLHAHGVTVMSIGFMVDEAKAVVWRGPMLMGALQQMLGQVNWGELDVLIVDLPPGTGDVQLTLCTKAELTGAIVVSTPQDVALIDARKALDMFSQLKTPVLGLIENMSFFTCPDCGGDHHIFGHGGVAAEAEKLGLPLLGALPIDLETRLAGDGGTPVAAGEGAMAEAYGRIASGLVQGGMA
- the mraZ gene encoding division/cell wall cluster transcriptional repressor MraZ, which gives rise to MGRRFRGESHHKVDSKGRVSIPATFRRVLEASDPNWQPGDSPELVIVYGDERRKFLECYTIEAIDEVDAKIAALPRGSRERKILERMFNGQSLPTTVDETGRLVLPAKLRNKIGLEGEAFFIAAGDTFQIWKPQTYEEVEMAEAEKLMEDLPEDFDPLEFLDGAGGV
- the rsmH gene encoding 16S rRNA (cytosine(1402)-N(4))-methyltransferase RsmH — protein: MTTEHTSASGPHIPVLLRPLLKAVAPVTGRWLDGTFGAGGYTRALLEAGADQVIAVDRDPLAFEMAKSWAGGYGDRLVQQQGVFSRMDEYAQDLDGVVLDLGVSSMQLDLAERGFSFMKDGPLDMRMSQEGPSAADLVAELSEAELADILFYYGEERASRRIARAIVKAREVEPITTTLQLASLVESCLPRAKPGQSHPATRSFQALRIAVNAEYDELFEGLLAAERALKPGGLLAVVTFHSVEDRMVKRFFQHRAGKTGRANRYAPEIEELPAQFEIVTRKAVGPDDQELAENPRSRSARLRVGRRTDAAPAPISARDLGMPQLKEARK
- the ftsL gene encoding cell division protein FtsL produces the protein MKTLLYAVTALAVFGLAFWAYRENYATQQVLKETRNLQREIGAAQVRLGVLRAEWAYLNRPDRLIGLAELNFDRLGLLPLRPDQFGRVDEVSYPLEQDFSIANGVDVSGLNRDRGTGEQP